Below is a genomic region from Methanolobus sediminis.
ATTCATGAAGATTCAGAAATTAAGGCCATTACTATATTGCCTGTTGTAGAACTTATTGTTACAAAATCTGTAACCGAAGAAATATATATGGATGAAACTGCACATGTTTCTGTAAGCATCTGGAATAATGGAATCTACAGTCTGAGTTCTGTGACTCTTAATAATCCACAAACAAGCGATCTTGAAGTTCAGGACAATGTTGAACCAGAAGTTAAACTATCTATAAGTTCCAAAGAAACTGTAGGAAAAATACTGGAATATACTTTAAAACCAACCAAGACTGGAACATTTACTACTCCTGCCGCAACGGCTACTTTTACCGATCCTAACGGAAAGAGCCATACATTCACATCCGATACTTCTACTATTAAAATAGATGGACCTGATATTGTACTTACTAAAATAGTAAGTCCTGAATCTGTGAATCCGGGTGATGAAGTTACTGTTACGGTAACTGTTAAGAATCAGGGTACAAAGGATGCCAGTGTAACCACAACTGAAACAATGCCTGAGAATGCAACTTATGTAAGCGGGGATCTGAGTTTCCATGATGTCGTAGCACATGGACAAAGTTACACTTATTCTTACATAATTAAAGTTGAAGGAACAGAGGATCTCAAAGTTCCGGAGACGGCTGCAACATTCATCGATTTTGCAGACTATAAGGGTGAAAAAGTGTCTAATATGCCTGTTATTACAGTTATTGATCCTTCAGAAGTAACAACTGAAAGTTCCTCTTCCTCATCGTCTTCATCAAGTTCATCAGGCACTGCACAGGGCAGTTCAAATGATAATACCAATGATTACACTTATGATGAAACAGATGACAGGGTTGAACCGGGATTCGAAGCAAGTTTCATGATACTTGCACTGTTTGCAGTTTACTTTGTATCAAAGCGCAGAGACAGGTAATGACTTTATGAAACAGCAAATCTTCCTGTTTATAGGACTGACTGTGCTGTTATCACACTTCTGTATTGTTGCCAGTGCACAGTCGGATGATGTCGAATGGCTGGATGCAGAAGAGTACACTCTTTATTGGGGGGATGAGGTCAATCATAGTGGCTATTTGATAACAGCCGAAGACTTCTCTCCTGCAAAAGCCTTTGATGTTGATACTGATTATGTGTTGCTTTCTATCGACAGTATTTATGGAGATTCATGGGGAGCGATATTAAGTAACAATACCGGTGGCCTTTCAAATAATACTATTTTTGATGACAGGTTAAATATCACTGCAATTGAAATAGTTACAGGTAATGATATACCGGCACCTTATACTGTTTTAAGTGTGGCTATTTCTAATTCAACCGAATCTGTTCCTATAGTTGTGAAAAAAATTGATGCAACTCTGGAGTTTGATGAGGAATTCAGTGATGAAGTGTATATGGGTGAAAGAGCCTATTATGACCTTGATATAAGGCATATGCAACCAGGACCTATTGATTCCGTGACTATAAGGGTAGAATTACCTGATGGTTTAATATTTGATCCGGATTCAGATGGAATTTGGAATCATTCTTTTAGTTCCTATGGTACAAAAACACTTCAATATTCGGTTAAAGCATTAAGGCCGGGTACGTATGAGATAAACGGCACTTTAATTACTGCATACATGGATGGAAAATCATATTCTAAAGAAATGAACTCTTCCACTCTTGTAGTTCATGGTCCTGACATAATTGTTAGTAAGACTCTTAATATGGATAGTATCAATTTGAATGAAAATGTAAATGTAAGTGTTGATGTGGTTAACGAAGGTGACAGGGCAGCATATATTAGTCTTTCAGACCAGCTTCCTCCAGGGGGTAAAATACTATCCGGTGGTATGGGTGGAAGTCTTGTTTTGCACCCTGATGATACATTTTCTGTAGAGTATGCGTTGCAAATGAATAAAGAAGGTGAAATCGTTATTCCTTCTGCAGTTGTCAAATTTGTAGACTCAAGTGAATATTCCGGTACATCTTATTCCAAAAAGTTCATTCTTCCGGTTCTAGATCCTGATGTAGTTATGGAAACAAGTACCGGTAGTGAAGACATTGATGATGATTATGCATATATTGAAGAAACAGTTGAAAATGATGAGTTTTCTCAGGAGTCCCAGACTTTCGAAGAACCAGAAGAAGATCATGGAAAATTGCAGTTCCTTTATGATATTCTGGACATGGTCACAGGGTTTTTTAAGAAACACTAAAGGCAAAATACTATGATTGCATTCTTTCTGAAAAAGAATAGTTCTATGAATTTTTTAGATACTTAAAAATGGGAGCTTTCCATGACAAAATCCAGACAACATGAGAACAAATCCACCCTTATCCTGACCCACGGGGATTCGGATGGGGTATGTTCTGGTGCCATTGCAAAAAGTGCTTATCCTGAGGGTGATGTGTATTTTACATCTCCTGTAGGTGTTCTTGACGACTTGAATCTTGCAGATGGTTATGAAAATGTGATCATTTGTGATATTGCAATTGATGAAAGGTACTGTACAGACCTGTTCAAAAGACTTGCCGATGTTGCATCAGTTTCCAATCTCACATACATAGACCATCATCCTTTACCGGAAAAATGTATAACTGCAGACTGGCTGCACCATGATCTTACCGTTTGTGCTTCGGAACTCACATATAAAGTTCTTCAAAATAGATTGAGCAGGGATATGCGCAGGGTGGCAATCTATGGTGCTATCGGGGATTATTATGACAACAGTCCTTCTGTAAAAGAGTGGCTGCGGGACTGGGATAAGAGAAGCCTGTTCTTTCAGGCTGGCACACTTATTCAGGCACTCATCTATTCCGGGAGGAACTATGATTTCAAGAGGCAGCTCCTTTTACCACTATCTCATGATAAAATACCTACGGCTATACCAAATCTATTAAAGTATGCAAAAGAAGGTGCTGATCTTGAGGAACAGCTTCGTATTCATGTTAAACACGAAGTAAGATCCCTGCAGAATCTGGCTTATGTGGTTGACCCCAATGGTTATATGTCAAAATCCGCTATATATGCTGCTTCCTATGGACAGAGGGATGTAGGCATATCTGCCGAATTCCGCCACAAGAGGAATGTTTATGATATGAGTCTGCGTTCAAGGAATTCAGAGTCTATAGACCTGAACCGTTTGCTGCGCAGGATAGCACCTACATTTGGCGGCAATGGCGGTGGACATGCTTCTGCTGCAGGTGCACGGATTCCTAAAGAATCATTTGATGCTTTCCTCCGTGAGTTCGATAAAGCCATAGGAGTGCAAAAAAGCAAGGCTACAGGGTTATAAAAGAAAAACGGCTGTGTAATTGGCGGTACAAATGGCAAAGAAGACTGATGAACTTGAAGGTATTAATTT
It encodes:
- a CDS encoding CARDB domain-containing protein gives rise to the protein MAYTLDDIEWSDSAAKSGTLKWGGTLTLDDYTIKAEDFNEGGYVSLGIYRDGILEKKSPARAGEGIEFRDTENGDDLRILVKTVTLNIDEWTGDMDDPSAAIEVYDRGIPEMDIVITTESDEYDPRTVTYRSIIATIDINNEGDAEAEDLTVEIDTDGMVFIDGKKSYHYTSLEEDEVLDPIEIELEIPEYWEETDVDITVTTKSEDINGEIHEDSEIKAITILPVVELIVTKSVTEEIYMDETAHVSVSIWNNGIYSLSSVTLNNPQTSDLEVQDNVEPEVKLSISSKETVGKILEYTLKPTKTGTFTTPAATATFTDPNGKSHTFTSDTSTIKIDGPDIVLTKIVSPESVNPGDEVTVTVTVKNQGTKDASVTTTETMPENATYVSGDLSFHDVVAHGQSYTYSYIIKVEGTEDLKVPETAATFIDFADYKGEKVSNMPVITVIDPSEVTTESSSSSSSSSSSSGTAQGSSNDNTNDYTYDETDDRVEPGFEASFMILALFAVYFVSKRRDR
- a CDS encoding DHHA1 domain-containing protein, coding for MTKSRQHENKSTLILTHGDSDGVCSGAIAKSAYPEGDVYFTSPVGVLDDLNLADGYENVIICDIAIDERYCTDLFKRLADVASVSNLTYIDHHPLPEKCITADWLHHDLTVCASELTYKVLQNRLSRDMRRVAIYGAIGDYYDNSPSVKEWLRDWDKRSLFFQAGTLIQALIYSGRNYDFKRQLLLPLSHDKIPTAIPNLLKYAKEGADLEEQLRIHVKHEVRSLQNLAYVVDPNGYMSKSAIYAASYGQRDVGISAEFRHKRNVYDMSLRSRNSESIDLNRLLRRIAPTFGGNGGGHASAAGARIPKESFDAFLREFDKAIGVQKSKATGL